A stretch of Buteo buteo chromosome 9, bButBut1.hap1.1, whole genome shotgun sequence DNA encodes these proteins:
- the TMEM17 gene encoding transmembrane protein 17 isoform X1 — protein MLSGVKLQQLRYDPALPMPRCCRPETGLKYETGNCLDLKADNEIVSSLPLQMSLYFNVYFFPFWWLSTVVMLHLKYPVLSDYYKFILVTIMILASLIEVIRLYLGYMGNLQEKVPELAGFWLLSLLLQLPIILFLLFNEGLKIQPLERAVHIVFALFLTFQVIAAFVTLKRMVNKLATRFRLNEFDRLEEHPVPDFYSLGKEERVVSMACRSPSAGWTSHTEGLRS, from the exons ATGCTGTCTGGGGTAAAACTGCAGCAGCTGCGCTATGACCCTGCGCTTCCCATGCCGCGGTGTTGCAGGCCTGAGACGGGCTTAAAATATGAAACAGGGAACTGTCTTGATTTAAAAGCAG ATAATGAAATAGTTTCCAGTTTACCACTGCAGATGTCCCTCTAtttcaatgtttattttttcccattttggtGGCTCAGCACAGTTGTCATGCTCCATCTGAAG TATCCGGTCTTGTCAGATTACTACAAGTTCATCCTGGTCACAATCATGATCCTAGCCTCTCTAATAGAGGTCATTCGACTCTACCTGGGATACATGGGCAATCTGCAGGAGAAG GTCCCTGAGCTGGCTGGGTTTTGGCTTCTGAGTCTCCTCCTGCAGTTGCCTATAATTCTCTTCTTGCTATTCAATGAAGGTCTGAAAATTCAGCCACTGGAGCGAGCAGTCCATATCGTCTTTGCCCTCTTCCTCACCTTCCAAGTCATTGCAGCCTTTGTCACCTTGAAAAGAATGGTGAACAAACTGGCAACTCGCTTCCGCCTTAATGAATTTGACCGTCTGGAGGAACATCCTGTGCCTGATTTTTACAGCCTGGGTAAAGAAGAGAGAGTAGTTTCCATGGCTTGTAGGAGCCCCAGTGCTGGCTGGACATCACACACTGAGGGCCTGAGAAGCTAA
- the TMEM17 gene encoding transmembrane protein 17 isoform X3 — protein sequence MSLPEPLRRQLGSFSRTVFTDSHHTGPQSNKDFSLSTDNEIVSSLPLQMSLYFNVYFFPFWWLSTVVMLHLKYPVLSDYYKFILVTIMILASLIEVIRLYLGYMGNLQEKVPELAGFWLLSLLLQLPIILFLLFNEGLKIQPLERAVHIVFALFLTFQVIAAFVTLKRMVNKLATRFRLNEFDRLEEHPVPDFYSLGKEERVVSMACRSPSAGWTSHTEGLRS from the exons ATGTCGCTGCCCGAGCCCCtgaggaggcagctgggctccTTCAGCCGCACCGTCTTCACCGACAGCCACCACACCGGCCCGCA GAGTAATAAAGACTTCTCTCTGTCTACAGATAATGAAATAGTTTCCAGTTTACCACTGCAGATGTCCCTCTAtttcaatgtttattttttcccattttggtGGCTCAGCACAGTTGTCATGCTCCATCTGAAG TATCCGGTCTTGTCAGATTACTACAAGTTCATCCTGGTCACAATCATGATCCTAGCCTCTCTAATAGAGGTCATTCGACTCTACCTGGGATACATGGGCAATCTGCAGGAGAAG GTCCCTGAGCTGGCTGGGTTTTGGCTTCTGAGTCTCCTCCTGCAGTTGCCTATAATTCTCTTCTTGCTATTCAATGAAGGTCTGAAAATTCAGCCACTGGAGCGAGCAGTCCATATCGTCTTTGCCCTCTTCCTCACCTTCCAAGTCATTGCAGCCTTTGTCACCTTGAAAAGAATGGTGAACAAACTGGCAACTCGCTTCCGCCTTAATGAATTTGACCGTCTGGAGGAACATCCTGTGCCTGATTTTTACAGCCTGGGTAAAGAAGAGAGAGTAGTTTCCATGGCTTGTAGGAGCCCCAGTGCTGGCTGGACATCACACACTGAGGGCCTGAGAAGCTAA
- the TMEM17 gene encoding transmembrane protein 17 isoform X2, whose translation MSLPEPLRRQLGSFSRTVFTDSHHTGPQYPGDRADNEIVSSLPLQMSLYFNVYFFPFWWLSTVVMLHLKYPVLSDYYKFILVTIMILASLIEVIRLYLGYMGNLQEKVPELAGFWLLSLLLQLPIILFLLFNEGLKIQPLERAVHIVFALFLTFQVIAAFVTLKRMVNKLATRFRLNEFDRLEEHPVPDFYSLGKEERVVSMACRSPSAGWTSHTEGLRS comes from the exons ATGTCGCTGCCCGAGCCCCtgaggaggcagctgggctccTTCAGCCGCACCGTCTTCACCGACAGCCACCACACCGGCCCGCAGTACCCGGGCGACCGCGCAG ATAATGAAATAGTTTCCAGTTTACCACTGCAGATGTCCCTCTAtttcaatgtttattttttcccattttggtGGCTCAGCACAGTTGTCATGCTCCATCTGAAG TATCCGGTCTTGTCAGATTACTACAAGTTCATCCTGGTCACAATCATGATCCTAGCCTCTCTAATAGAGGTCATTCGACTCTACCTGGGATACATGGGCAATCTGCAGGAGAAG GTCCCTGAGCTGGCTGGGTTTTGGCTTCTGAGTCTCCTCCTGCAGTTGCCTATAATTCTCTTCTTGCTATTCAATGAAGGTCTGAAAATTCAGCCACTGGAGCGAGCAGTCCATATCGTCTTTGCCCTCTTCCTCACCTTCCAAGTCATTGCAGCCTTTGTCACCTTGAAAAGAATGGTGAACAAACTGGCAACTCGCTTCCGCCTTAATGAATTTGACCGTCTGGAGGAACATCCTGTGCCTGATTTTTACAGCCTGGGTAAAGAAGAGAGAGTAGTTTCCATGGCTTGTAGGAGCCCCAGTGCTGGCTGGACATCACACACTGAGGGCCTGAGAAGCTAA